In one window of Haemophilus parainfluenzae DNA:
- the mutL gene encoding DNA mismatch repair endonuclease MutL has protein sequence MAIKILSPQLANQIAAGEVVERPASVVKELVENSLDAGANKIHIDIENGGASLIRIRDNGSGIPKEELSLALARHATSKITDLDDLEAILSLGFRGEALASISSVSRLTLTSRTAEQNEAWQVYAQGREMETTIKPASHPVGTTVEVANLFFNTPARRKFLRTDKTEFAHIDEVIRRIALAKFNIAFTLTHNGKMIRQYRPATNEEQQLKRVSAICGDDFVQHALRIDWKHDDLHLSGWVATPEFTRSQNDLSYCYINGRMVRDKVINHAIRQAYAEHLHTEQYPAFVLFIDLNPHDVDVNVHPTKHEVRFHQARLIHDFICQGVTNALNAIPQAELDLAPAINEAREPSASYQTHYETKPNRAAAGQNIFASNYHQYSEKQSENRSHFSNRSEYVPSYGYREQPTKTEQRLYGELVRPVENSQVLTKSVVEQLPQTSEPGYLRALALIENKALLLQQNQQFYLMSLAKLQTLNYELTLQQGEISQQPLLIPIIFRLDEKQFEQWKKQKAFFQQSGFEFIENEAQLRLTLNKVPAVLRTQNLQKCVVSLLAEDLENMPDFLTALCQTLEMKLIQVLADAVSLLSETERLLNKAHQEKFNTLLKPINWQPFLSDL, from the coding sequence ATGGCAATCAAAATTCTTTCTCCACAGCTGGCTAATCAGATTGCCGCAGGTGAAGTGGTCGAACGCCCTGCTTCTGTGGTGAAAGAATTAGTGGAAAACAGCCTTGATGCCGGTGCCAATAAAATTCATATTGATATTGAAAACGGCGGCGCCAGCCTGATTCGTATTAGAGATAATGGCAGTGGTATTCCTAAAGAAGAATTAAGTCTCGCACTCGCTCGACACGCAACCAGTAAAATTACCGATCTTGATGATCTCGAAGCCATTTTAAGTTTAGGTTTCCGCGGTGAAGCCCTTGCCAGTATCAGCTCGGTTTCTCGCCTCACACTTACCTCTCGCACAGCTGAGCAAAATGAAGCGTGGCAGGTTTATGCACAAGGACGAGAGATGGAAACTACAATTAAACCTGCGTCTCATCCAGTCGGCACGACAGTTGAAGTCGCAAATCTCTTTTTTAACACGCCTGCTCGTCGTAAATTCTTGCGCACTGATAAAACAGAATTTGCTCATATTGATGAAGTCATTCGCCGAATTGCTTTAGCAAAATTTAATATTGCTTTTACGCTCACTCATAACGGCAAAATGATTCGACAATATCGTCCTGCAACGAATGAAGAGCAACAACTAAAACGTGTTTCCGCTATTTGTGGCGATGATTTTGTTCAACATGCCTTGCGCATTGATTGGAAACATGATGATCTGCATCTTTCTGGCTGGGTGGCGACACCTGAATTTACACGTTCCCAAAATGATTTGAGCTATTGCTATATCAATGGACGAATGGTGCGTGATAAAGTGATCAACCATGCAATTCGTCAAGCTTATGCGGAGCATTTACATACGGAGCAATACCCTGCATTTGTGCTATTTATCGACCTCAATCCACATGATGTCGATGTCAACGTGCATCCAACAAAACACGAAGTTCGCTTCCATCAAGCCCGCTTAATTCATGATTTTATCTGCCAAGGTGTAACAAATGCGCTCAATGCTATTCCTCAAGCTGAATTGGATTTAGCGCCAGCGATAAATGAGGCAAGAGAGCCTTCAGCTTCGTATCAAACGCACTATGAAACAAAACCCAATCGTGCAGCGGCAGGGCAAAATATTTTCGCCTCAAATTATCATCAATATAGTGAAAAACAATCAGAAAATCGATCGCACTTTTCAAACCGTAGTGAATATGTTCCGTCATATGGTTATCGTGAACAACCTACAAAGACAGAACAACGCTTATATGGGGAATTAGTACGTCCTGTGGAAAATTCTCAAGTTTTAACAAAGTCAGTCGTTGAACAACTCCCACAAACAAGTGAACCAGGCTATTTACGCGCATTAGCATTAATTGAAAATAAAGCGTTGCTTTTACAACAAAATCAGCAGTTTTATTTGATGTCATTAGCTAAATTGCAAACCTTAAATTATGAATTAACCTTACAACAAGGTGAAATTTCACAACAGCCGTTACTCATTCCGATTATTTTCCGCTTAGATGAAAAACAATTTGAACAATGGAAAAAACAAAAAGCTTTTTTCCAACAAAGTGGTTTTGAATTTATTGAAAATGAAGCCCAGCTACGTCTTACATTAAACAAAGTCCCTGCGGTTTTACGTACGCAAAATTTACAAAAATGTGTGGTAAGCCTACTTGCGGAAGATCTAGAAAATATGCCTGATTTTCTGACCGCACTTTGTCAGACTCTAGAAATGAAACTAATTCAAGTATTAGCGGATGCGGTCAGCTTATTAAGTGAAACGGAACGCTTACTGAATAAAGCTCATCAAGAAAAATTTAATACATTACTGAAACCAATTAACTGGCAGCCTTTTTTAAGCGATTTGTAA
- the miaA gene encoding tRNA (adenosine(37)-N6)-dimethylallyltransferase MiaA translates to MTQKTDSKPTALFLMGPTASGKTDLAIQLRQSLPVEVISVDSALIYKGMDIGTAKPSKEELALAPHRLIDILDPAESYSAMNFRDDALREMADITAQGKIPLLVGGTMLYYKALIEGLSPLPSADEKLRLEIEEKAQKFGWPALHQELQKIDPISAERINPNDSQRINRALEVFYLTGKSLTELTEQKGEELPYQFLQFAIAPEDRAVLHQRIEQRFHKMIELGFQEEVEKLYQREDLHPDLPSIRCVGYRQMWEYLRGDYDHEEMVFRGICATRQLAKRQITWLRGWKTPLNWLDSLQSQQAKEIVLRKIDEHFKG, encoded by the coding sequence ATGACACAAAAAACTGACTCCAAACCAACCGCACTTTTTCTGATGGGACCGACGGCCTCAGGAAAAACGGATCTTGCTATTCAATTACGTCAAAGCCTGCCAGTGGAAGTGATCAGCGTCGATTCTGCATTAATTTATAAAGGCATGGATATTGGTACGGCAAAGCCTTCTAAAGAAGAACTAGCCCTTGCCCCTCACCGCTTAATTGATATTTTAGATCCCGCTGAAAGTTATTCTGCGATGAATTTTCGTGACGATGCACTCAGAGAAATGGCTGATATTACCGCACAAGGTAAAATTCCACTTTTGGTTGGCGGCACGATGTTGTATTACAAAGCATTGATTGAAGGACTTTCCCCCCTTCCATCTGCTGATGAAAAATTACGGTTAGAGATTGAAGAAAAAGCGCAGAAATTTGGCTGGCCAGCACTTCATCAAGAATTACAAAAAATTGATCCTATTTCGGCAGAACGTATCAATCCAAATGATTCACAGCGTATTAATCGTGCATTAGAAGTATTCTATTTAACGGGCAAATCATTAACGGAATTAACCGAACAAAAAGGCGAAGAATTGCCTTATCAATTTTTACAGTTTGCTATTGCACCAGAAGATCGCGCGGTATTGCATCAACGTATCGAACAACGTTTCCATAAAATGATCGAATTAGGTTTCCAAGAAGAGGTGGAAAAACTCTACCAACGAGAAGATCTCCATCCTGATTTGCCTTCTATCCGCTGTGTGGGCTATCGCCAAATGTGGGAATATTTACGTGGTGACTATGATCATGAAGAAATGGTCTTCCGGGGGATTTGTGCAACTCGACAATTAGCAAAACGACAAATCACTTGGCTGCGTGGCTGGAAAACACCATTAAATTGGCTAGATAGTCTGCAATCGCAACAAGCCAAAGAAATCGTACTACGCAAGATTGACGAACATTTTAAGGGGTAA
- the glnE gene encoding bifunctional [glutamate--ammonia ligase]-adenylyl-L-tyrosine phosphorylase/[glutamate--ammonia-ligase] adenylyltransferase — MALSLPLSTEKLIQLGEVLCQHFPEMNLDEITQQIEQDATDFTTSIGQINYAISLSDFLEKVLKKHPHFLAQWWQTPPQFSDCQHYASRLADQLSTIQNEEQLYKTLRDFRNQEMAKLSFCQSLNLATVEEIFICLSQLAENLIIGARDWLYKQACEEMGTPCDENGNPQQLYILGMGKLGGFELNFSSDIDLIFTYPLQGETVGARRAVDNAKFFTRLGQRLINTLDQFTPDGFVYRTDMRLRPFGDSGALALSFSAMEQYYQDQGRDWERYAMIKGRILGADEQDPNVKTLQQLLRPFVYRRYIDFSVIQALREMKGKIEREVRRRGLKDNIKLGAGGIREIEFIVQVFQLIRGGREIKLQQHELLKLLPEIRDLGLITPQQYYELKEAYIFLRRTENVLQAIDDQQTQLLPTDEENRLRLMVACREYTYLDENNQATIKSYPIENWDDFYQTLQSHQQKVRSVFDTLIGEEKDERSDDNNQWIDFLEGDIDDIEQMLIDNHIDEDAISDILDKLIQFKEGLARRVIGTRGREALAHLLPNIFTQIFEQKNYRTLLPRILNIIDKIASRTTYLELLLENPQAIEQLIELCSQSQMIAEQVARYPILLDELLNTEALRNPLPFTQYPDELKQYMLRLPQDDEEQFIDGLRQFKQSILLRVAAADILGVLPVMKVSDHLTYLAEAIIDAVVNFAWQQVSQRFGVPEHLVGKTEKGFLVIGYGKLGGIELGYKSDLDLVFLYQAVEGQTIGGKKSIDSNQFYLRLAQKIVSIFSMNTSAGILYDVDMRLRPSGDAGLLGCSLQAFENYQLNEAWTWEKQALVRSRAIFGETELKTEFEKIRCKVLSAQRDINQLKIEVRGMREKMYEHLSHTKDSFFNIKTDRGGITDIEFIAQYLMLANAPANPILTKWSDNVRIFDSMAEYHIISLAECEKLKSCYVTLRNKIHHLNLLGNPVIVDDSAFAEEREFVCSFWNKLFS, encoded by the coding sequence ATGGCGCTTTCACTTCCGCTTTCGACTGAAAAACTCATTCAACTTGGCGAAGTGCTTTGCCAACATTTCCCTGAAATGAATCTTGATGAAATAACCCAACAAATCGAGCAAGACGCAACAGATTTCACGACATCAATCGGACAAATAAACTATGCCATCAGTCTGTCTGATTTCTTGGAAAAAGTCTTAAAAAAACACCCGCACTTTTTAGCTCAATGGTGGCAAACACCTCCTCAATTTTCAGATTGCCAACATTATGCTAGCCGTTTAGCTGACCAACTCTCCACTATCCAAAACGAAGAACAGCTTTACAAAACGCTACGAGATTTTCGTAATCAAGAAATGGCAAAACTTAGTTTCTGTCAAAGCTTGAATCTTGCCACCGTAGAAGAAATTTTTATTTGTCTTTCTCAGCTTGCTGAAAACCTTATCATTGGTGCGAGAGATTGGCTGTACAAACAAGCTTGCGAAGAAATGGGCACGCCTTGTGATGAAAATGGCAATCCTCAGCAACTCTATATTCTTGGTATGGGAAAATTAGGTGGTTTTGAGCTAAATTTCTCCTCTGATATTGATTTAATTTTCACCTACCCTTTACAAGGCGAAACTGTTGGTGCAAGACGAGCTGTTGATAACGCTAAATTTTTTACCCGTTTAGGGCAACGTCTAATTAATACCTTGGATCAATTTACGCCAGATGGTTTTGTCTATCGTACGGATATGCGTCTTCGCCCTTTTGGTGACAGCGGCGCACTTGCCTTAAGTTTTTCTGCGATGGAGCAATATTACCAAGATCAAGGGCGAGACTGGGAACGCTATGCCATGATCAAAGGGCGTATTTTAGGCGCCGATGAGCAAGATCCCAATGTAAAAACCTTACAACAATTACTTCGCCCCTTTGTGTATCGACGCTATATTGATTTTAGTGTGATTCAAGCTTTACGTGAAATGAAAGGTAAAATCGAGCGCGAAGTACGTCGCCGTGGCTTAAAAGACAATATTAAGTTAGGTGCAGGCGGGATTCGAGAAATCGAATTTATTGTGCAAGTTTTTCAACTGATTCGAGGGGGACGTGAGATTAAGCTCCAACAACATGAATTGCTTAAACTTCTCCCTGAAATACGAGATCTTGGCTTAATTACGCCCCAGCAATATTATGAATTAAAAGAAGCTTATATCTTTCTACGACGTACTGAAAACGTGCTTCAAGCCATTGATGACCAACAAACGCAACTACTTCCAACAGATGAAGAAAATCGTCTTAGATTAATGGTCGCTTGTCGAGAATACACTTATTTAGATGAGAACAATCAGGCTACGATAAAATCTTATCCAATTGAAAACTGGGATGATTTCTATCAAACACTACAATCACACCAACAAAAAGTGCGGTCAGTTTTTGATACATTAATTGGTGAAGAAAAAGATGAACGTAGCGATGATAATAATCAGTGGATTGATTTTTTAGAGGGTGATATCGATGATATTGAACAAATGCTGATTGATAATCACATTGATGAAGACGCGATTTCCGATATCTTAGATAAACTTATTCAATTCAAAGAGGGGCTTGCTCGCCGTGTTATTGGCACTCGTGGTCGAGAAGCTTTAGCTCACTTATTGCCAAATATCTTCACTCAAATATTTGAACAAAAAAATTACCGCACTTTATTACCGCGCATTCTCAATATTATCGATAAAATTGCGAGTAGAACGACGTATTTGGAATTGCTCTTAGAAAATCCTCAAGCCATTGAGCAGCTTATTGAACTATGTTCGCAATCACAGATGATTGCCGAACAAGTGGCTCGCTACCCTATTCTACTCGATGAATTATTAAATACTGAGGCACTACGTAATCCATTACCATTCACACAGTATCCTGATGAATTGAAGCAATATATGCTGCGATTACCGCAAGACGATGAAGAACAATTTATTGACGGGTTACGCCAATTTAAACAATCTATTTTATTACGTGTTGCAGCCGCTGATATTCTCGGCGTATTGCCTGTTATGAAAGTAAGCGATCATCTCACTTATCTGGCTGAAGCAATTATTGATGCCGTTGTCAATTTTGCCTGGCAACAAGTCAGTCAACGCTTTGGTGTACCTGAACATCTAGTAGGTAAAACAGAAAAAGGCTTTTTAGTCATTGGCTACGGTAAACTAGGCGGAATTGAACTCGGTTATAAATCTGATTTGGATTTAGTCTTTTTATACCAAGCTGTTGAAGGCCAAACCATTGGTGGGAAAAAATCCATTGATAGTAACCAATTCTATTTAAGATTGGCTCAAAAAATTGTCAGCATTTTTAGTATGAACACCAGTGCAGGCATACTTTACGATGTTGATATGCGATTACGTCCTTCAGGCGATGCTGGCTTATTAGGCTGTTCACTTCAAGCATTTGAAAACTATCAACTCAATGAGGCTTGGACATGGGAGAAACAAGCGCTTGTCCGTAGCCGTGCTATTTTTGGTGAAACTGAATTAAAAACAGAATTTGAAAAAATTCGCTGTAAGGTACTTTCCGCTCAAAGAGATATTAATCAGCTAAAAATCGAAGTAAGAGGTATGCGCGAAAAAATGTACGAACATTTATCTCATACAAAAGACAGCTTTTTTAATATCAAAACAGATCGTGGCGGCATTACTGATATTGAATTTATTGCCCAGTATCTGATGCTTGCGAATGCCCCAGCTAATCCAATATTAACCAAATGGTCTGATAACGTCCGTATCTTTGATTCAATGGCAGAATATCACATTATTTCTCTAGCTGAGTGCGAAAAACTTAAGTCCTGCTACGTGACACTACGTAATAAAATTCATCACCTGAACTTATTAGGAAATCCTGTCATTGTTGATGATTCGGCGTTTGCAGAAGAAAGAGAGTTTGTTTGTTCTTTCTGGAATAAGCTATTTTCTTAA